One window of Prochlorococcus marinus XMU1405 genomic DNA carries:
- the murI gene encoding glutamate racemase has protein sequence MKLKIGIFDSGIGGFTILNSLLKTRKDVEVFYLADTKRIPFGSKNFKEIRLIAKEICNFFEDKNLDALFVACNTTNACALDILEGNLNVPCFDLINSVSEIVDKQIIGVLATQTTVRSSYYKNAINSKKENTKIFQQECPEFVPEIEKEKLNLDKLNYLSDLYLRPLLNKNIEELILGCSHYPLIIDFLRKKLDSNIKIIDPSVALIKKFNKSFAIPKTACYESLSYENVEFFVTSEKDVFFKKVKFWFEINKEIRLVNLRSNV, from the coding sequence GTGAAGCTTAAAATAGGTATATTTGACAGTGGTATAGGTGGTTTTACTATCCTTAATTCTTTACTAAAAACACGTAAAGATGTAGAAGTTTTTTATTTGGCAGATACGAAAAGAATACCTTTTGGCAGCAAAAATTTTAAAGAGATAAGATTAATTGCAAAAGAGATTTGCAATTTTTTTGAAGATAAGAATTTGGATGCACTATTTGTAGCTTGTAACACTACAAATGCATGTGCACTTGATATCCTGGAAGGTAATTTAAATGTACCTTGTTTTGATCTTATAAACTCAGTATCAGAAATAGTTGATAAACAAATAATTGGAGTCCTAGCAACACAAACAACAGTTCGATCATCATATTATAAAAATGCCATAAATTCTAAAAAAGAGAATACGAAAATTTTTCAGCAAGAATGTCCAGAATTTGTACCAGAAATTGAAAAAGAAAAATTAAATCTTGATAAGTTAAATTATCTTTCAGATTTATACTTAAGACCACTTTTAAACAAAAATATTGAAGAATTAATACTTGGATGTAGTCACTACCCTTTAATTATTGACTTTTTAAGAAAAAAATTAGATTCAAATATAAAAATTATTGATCCATCGGTAGCATTAATAAAAAAATTTAATAAATCTTTTGCTATTCCAAAAACTGCCTGTTATGAGAGTCTTTCTTATGAAAATGTAGAATTCTTTGTTACTTCAGAAAAAGATGTATTTTTCAAAAAAGTAAAATTTTGGTTTGAAATTAATAAAGAAATTAGGTTAGTTAACCTCCGAAGCAATGTTTGA
- a CDS encoding chlorophyll a/b binding light-harvesting protein — translation MQTYGNPDTTYGWWAGNSGVANRSGKFIAAHVAHAGLIVFWAGAFTLFELSRFDPSVPMGHQPLIVLPHLATLGIGFDANGVAMGDTKPVLAIAIVHLVSSMVLAAGGLLHSLLLPGNLEDSDVARARKFNIEWDNPDKLTFILGHHLIILGFAVIAFVEWARVHGIYDPAIGSVRQVEYELNLAKIWNHQTDFLTIDSLEEVMGGHAFLAFVEITGGAWHIATKQVGEYTKFKGKGLLSAEAVLSWSLAGIGWMAIIAAFWSAANTTVYPTEFFGEPLELKFSISPYWVDTVDLPDGEYTSRAWLANVHYYFGFFFIQGHLWHALRALGFDFKRVTNAISNIDSATVTLKD, via the coding sequence ATGCAAACCTATGGAAATCCAGATACTACCTATGGATGGTGGGCTGGTAATTCAGGTGTAGCAAATCGCTCAGGAAAATTCATTGCTGCTCATGTAGCTCATGCAGGATTAATTGTTTTCTGGGCGGGTGCATTCACCCTTTTTGAACTTTCACGATTTGACCCAAGTGTCCCAATGGGTCATCAACCTCTAATCGTTCTTCCTCACTTAGCAACTCTTGGAATAGGGTTTGATGCTAATGGTGTTGCTATGGGAGATACTAAACCTGTTCTAGCGATAGCAATAGTTCACTTAGTTTCTTCTATGGTTTTAGCAGCCGGAGGACTTTTACACTCTTTACTTCTTCCTGGAAATCTAGAAGATTCTGATGTAGCAAGAGCTAGAAAATTCAATATTGAATGGGATAATCCAGACAAATTGACATTTATTCTTGGTCACCATTTAATTATTCTTGGTTTCGCAGTTATCGCTTTTGTTGAATGGGCAAGGGTGCATGGAATTTATGATCCAGCTATTGGTTCTGTTAGACAGGTTGAGTATGAATTAAATTTGGCCAAAATTTGGAATCACCAAACAGACTTTTTGACTATTGATAGCCTTGAAGAAGTAATGGGAGGCCATGCTTTTCTTGCTTTCGTTGAGATCACTGGTGGTGCTTGGCATATTGCTACTAAGCAAGTTGGTGAATATACCAAATTTAAAGGTAAAGGACTTCTCTCTGCAGAAGCTGTCCTCTCATGGTCACTAGCTGGAATAGGCTGGATGGCTATTATTGCAGCCTTCTGGAGTGCAGCTAACACAACAGTTTATCCAACTGAATTCTTTGGTGAACCACTTGAATTGAAGTTTAGTATTTCTCCTTATTGGGTAGATACTGTTGATCTTCCTGATGGTGAGTACACTTCAAGGGCATGGTTAGCTAATGTTCATTACTATTTTGGATTCTTCTTTATTCAAGGTCATCTATGGCACGCTTTAAGAGCACTAGGCTTTGATTTCAAGAGAGTTACAAATGCTATCAGTAATATTGATAGTGCTACAGTTACTCTTAAAGATTAA
- the sds gene encoding solanesyl diphosphate synthase, which produces MNTVTELLQPVENDLDDLILELKKLIGAGHPILQAAAEHLFSAGGKRLRPGIVLLISKAISPEFNLTSKHKRLAEITEMIHTASLVHDDVVDEASTRRGVDTVHSRFNTRVAVLAGDFLFAQASWHLANLDNVNVVKLLSRVIMDLAEGEIKQNLNRFDSAQSFSKYINKSYCKTASLIANSSKAAGVLSGLNDENLTSLYDFGKNIGLAFQVVDDILDFTGNDKQLGKPAVSDLASGYLTAPVLYALEENKKLSVLINRELAEKNDLDDALSIIMNSKAIESSRKLAEDFAMLSKEALAWLPESEYKRALMALPEFVLSRIY; this is translated from the coding sequence ATGAACACAGTAACAGAACTACTACAACCAGTTGAAAATGATCTTGATGATCTAATTCTTGAACTGAAAAAATTAATTGGAGCTGGTCATCCAATTCTTCAAGCAGCTGCAGAACATCTTTTTAGTGCGGGGGGAAAAAGACTTAGACCAGGTATTGTCTTATTAATTTCAAAAGCAATATCTCCTGAGTTTAATCTAACTAGTAAACATAAAAGGCTTGCTGAGATTACTGAAATGATTCATACAGCATCATTAGTTCATGATGATGTTGTTGATGAGGCTTCTACAAGAAGAGGCGTAGATACAGTTCATAGCAGATTTAATACGAGAGTAGCTGTTTTGGCGGGTGATTTCTTATTTGCTCAAGCAAGTTGGCATCTTGCAAATCTTGATAATGTAAATGTAGTTAAATTACTTAGTAGGGTAATTATGGATTTAGCTGAAGGTGAAATTAAACAAAATCTAAATAGATTCGACTCTGCTCAATCGTTTTCAAAATACATTAATAAAAGCTATTGTAAAACTGCATCATTAATTGCAAATAGCTCTAAAGCAGCTGGAGTTTTAAGCGGTCTTAATGATGAAAACTTAACCTCTTTGTACGATTTTGGCAAAAATATTGGCTTAGCCTTTCAAGTTGTAGATGACATACTTGACTTTACTGGAAATGATAAACAACTCGGAAAACCTGCTGTAAGCGATCTTGCAAGTGGTTATCTTACTGCGCCAGTTTTATATGCCTTAGAAGAAAATAAGAAATTGTCTGTTCTTATAAACAGAGAACTTGCCGAAAAAAATGATTTAGATGACGCCCTAAGTATTATTATGAATTCTAAAGCTATCGAAAGTTCCAGAAAACTTGCTGAGGATTTCGCAATGCTTTCCAAAGAAGCTCTAGCTTGGCTCCCTGAATCGGAATATAAAAGGGCTTTAATGGCTCTTCCAGAATTTGTTCTAAGCCGAATTTATTAG
- a CDS encoding 2-phosphosulfolactate phosphatase family protein: MNLTYYHVAREVPEISPDIAVVIDVLRATTTISWALKNGADSIQVFADLDLLKESAIKWQAEKRLMLGERGGKKIEGFDLGNSPLSVTNKVVNGKRLFMSTTNGTKSLQKVQNAKHLFAMGLPNRKAVAEKIISLKSENVLILGSGWEGSYSLEDSLAAGALASYLKQNCDFEINILNDELYAALALWNFWKNDILKCLKTATHGKRLTSLGDYEDDFKCCSELDCLDIVPAQVERGVIRAS, translated from the coding sequence ATTAATCTTACTTATTATCACGTTGCAAGAGAGGTTCCAGAAATAAGTCCAGACATTGCTGTGGTCATTGATGTTCTAAGAGCTACAACCACAATTTCTTGGGCTTTAAAGAATGGAGCTGATTCAATACAAGTTTTTGCTGATTTAGATTTACTAAAAGAATCTGCAATAAAGTGGCAAGCTGAAAAGAGACTGATGCTTGGAGAGAGAGGCGGAAAGAAAATTGAGGGCTTTGATTTGGGAAATTCTCCTTTATCAGTCACAAATAAAGTTGTTAATGGTAAAAGACTATTTATGAGCACGACTAATGGGACGAAATCATTGCAAAAAGTTCAAAATGCTAAGCATTTATTTGCTATGGGTCTCCCAAATAGGAAAGCAGTTGCCGAAAAAATCATTTCATTAAAAAGTGAAAATGTTTTAATACTTGGAAGTGGTTGGGAAGGCTCTTATTCTCTTGAGGATTCTTTAGCTGCTGGTGCTTTGGCCTCATACCTTAAACAGAACTGTGATTTCGAAATTAACATTCTGAATGACGAATTATACGCTGCTTTGGCACTTTGGAATTTTTGGAAAAATGATATTTTGAAATGTCTAAAAACAGCAACCCATGGCAAAAGATTGACAAGTCTTGGAGATTATGAGGATGATTTTAAATGTTGCTCTGAACTTGATTGCTTAGATATTGTTCCAGCTCAAGTTGAAAGAGGTGTAATTCGTGCCTCATGA
- a CDS encoding carbon-nitrogen hydrolase family protein, giving the protein MTDFLVAALQITSTSNVDANFIEAEEQIELAARRGAELIGLPENFAFLGGDDEKLRLASELSEKCANFLKTMSQRYQVFLLGGGYPVPAGDDSHTFNRSALFGKDGQILAKYDKIHLFDVDLPDGNLYKESTTILSGEEYPPVIDVPGLCKVGLSICYDVRFPELYRYLSSNGAELIMIPAAFTAFTGKDHWQILLQARAIENTAYVVAPAQTGIHYGRRQSHGHAMVIDPWGTVLSDAGKTQGAAIAPADKERVKKIREQMPSLKHRKNKLFSN; this is encoded by the coding sequence TTGACTGATTTTTTGGTAGCTGCATTGCAAATTACGAGTACTTCAAATGTTGATGCAAATTTTATTGAAGCAGAAGAACAGATTGAATTAGCTGCTAGAAGAGGTGCTGAGTTAATAGGATTGCCTGAAAATTTTGCTTTTTTAGGAGGAGATGATGAAAAACTGAGATTAGCTTCTGAATTGTCAGAGAAGTGTGCAAATTTTCTAAAAACCATGTCACAAAGATATCAAGTATTTCTTCTTGGAGGAGGTTACCCCGTTCCTGCAGGTGATGACAGTCATACTTTTAATAGGTCGGCACTTTTTGGGAAGGACGGACAGATTTTGGCAAAATACGACAAGATTCACTTATTTGATGTTGATTTGCCAGATGGAAATTTATATAAGGAATCAACCACTATTTTATCTGGGGAGGAGTATCCACCCGTTATAGATGTCCCGGGTTTATGCAAAGTAGGATTATCGATTTGTTACGACGTTAGATTTCCTGAACTATATAGATATTTGTCTTCGAATGGTGCAGAGCTAATTATGATTCCTGCAGCTTTTACAGCATTTACTGGAAAAGATCATTGGCAAATCCTATTACAAGCAAGAGCAATTGAGAATACAGCATACGTAGTTGCTCCAGCTCAAACTGGGATTCATTATGGGAGGAGACAAAGTCATGGCCATGCAATGGTAATTGATCCATGGGGTACAGTTTTATCTGATGCAGGAAAAACTCAGGGAGCTGCAATAGCACCTGCTGATAAAGAAAGAGTAAAGAAAATCAGGGAGCAAATGCCAAGCCTTAAACATAGAAAAAACAAATTGTTTTCAAACTAA
- a CDS encoding DUF1350 family protein: MTFTKYQFNNFCYWPSNPKKIVEFIGGSYLASKPDFTYRRFIESLINKNYAVHAYKYTPQFDHQQLAIKAWRDFKNCRISLSKRIGVSIPSIRIGHSLGCKLHLISPDGGRNCEKFISISFNNFSANKSIPLLKKISQKLDFNSEFSPSPERTLRIIEKTYNQKNNFLIKFNSDELDQTDKLFSCLKARKEDNSKGVMLKGTHTIIASAGLRENYLGDWADDEFKRITIKKISNLIDESD, translated from the coding sequence ATGACTTTTACAAAATATCAATTTAACAATTTTTGTTATTGGCCTTCAAATCCTAAAAAAATTGTGGAATTTATTGGTGGAAGTTATCTAGCTTCTAAACCAGATTTTACTTATAGAAGATTCATAGAGAGTTTAATCAATAAAAACTATGCAGTACATGCATATAAATACACTCCACAATTTGATCATCAACAACTTGCTATTAAAGCATGGAGAGATTTCAAGAATTGTCGAATATCTTTGTCTAAGAGAATAGGAGTATCAATTCCTTCAATAAGAATTGGTCATAGCCTAGGCTGCAAACTTCATCTAATTTCCCCTGATGGTGGAAGAAATTGCGAAAAATTTATATCAATTAGTTTTAATAACTTCAGTGCTAACAAATCAATTCCATTATTGAAAAAAATTTCTCAAAAATTAGATTTCAATAGCGAATTCAGCCCAAGCCCTGAAAGAACTCTTCGAATAATTGAAAAGACTTATAATCAAAAAAATAACTTTTTAATTAAATTCAATTCAGACGAATTAGATCAAACAGATAAATTATTTTCTTGCCTGAAAGCAAGAAAAGAAGATAATTCTAAGGGTGTAATGTTAAAAGGTACACACACTATAATTGCAAGCGCAGGACTAAGAGAAAATTATTTGGGAGATTGGGCCGATGATGAATTCAAAAGAATTACAATAAAAAAAATTTCCAATTTAATTGATGAATCTGATTAG
- a CDS encoding 3'-5' exonuclease has product MELSNKKELNQLDILQDQIVSYPSEESFANQNKKIEKILILDTETTGLDENKDEVIEIGCILFDVSFKCVLSQVSFLLPVNNNEAEYVNGISAEATNISQPWEDGLNFFLKLVDCSDFIVAHNVEFDKKWFGNGRLPKINKKWICSLEDINWSFQKSLKNRPSVTDLALSFSIPVWNLHRALSDCFYLSEVFKKCDNLDELLLKATEPRFLYKALIGYEDRSLAKNAGFRWNSPVQGAWSRKLTTDEAKNLDFRVEILN; this is encoded by the coding sequence TTGGAACTATCTAACAAAAAAGAATTAAATCAATTGGATATTCTTCAGGATCAAATTGTAAGTTATCCCTCTGAAGAAAGTTTTGCAAATCAAAATAAAAAAATTGAAAAAATTTTAATTCTTGATACTGAAACAACAGGTTTAGACGAAAATAAAGATGAAGTGATAGAGATAGGTTGTATTTTGTTTGATGTATCTTTTAAGTGCGTGCTTTCGCAAGTTTCATTTTTATTACCAGTTAATAATAATGAAGCTGAATATGTTAATGGTATATCTGCTGAAGCAACTAATATCTCTCAACCATGGGAAGATGGATTGAATTTCTTTCTGAAACTAGTTGATTGTTCGGATTTCATTGTCGCGCATAATGTAGAGTTTGATAAGAAATGGTTTGGGAATGGAAGATTACCTAAAATTAATAAAAAATGGATATGCAGTTTGGAGGATATTAATTGGTCTTTTCAAAAATCACTAAAAAATAGACCATCCGTAACTGATCTAGCTTTATCTTTTTCAATACCAGTATGGAATTTACATAGAGCTTTATCTGATTGCTTTTACTTATCTGAGGTCTTCAAAAAATGCGATAATTTAGATGAACTTTTACTTAAAGCTACCGAACCAAGATTTTTATACAAGGCGCTTATTGGTTACGAAGATAGATCTTTAGCTAAAAATGCTGGGTTTAGATGGAATAGTCCTGTGCAAGGAGCTTGGTCAAGAAAATTAACTACTGATGAGGCAAAAAATCTTGATTTTAGAGTTGAGATTTTGAATTAA
- a CDS encoding TIGR02450 family Trp-rich protein — translation MENYWTSIKTIKGLRHFVLVNETKEKGNISYLMVSVLDSEINLKTTYEELINSGNWWKGWINLAKHQSITEEYVNYKSINKGNGIDEIFINEDSLFNIS, via the coding sequence ATGGAAAATTACTGGACTTCTATTAAAACCATAAAAGGATTAAGACATTTTGTTTTAGTAAATGAGACTAAAGAAAAAGGAAATATTAGTTATTTAATGGTTTCTGTCCTTGATTCTGAAATTAACTTAAAAACTACTTATGAAGAATTAATAAATAGTGGAAATTGGTGGAAGGGTTGGATCAATCTTGCAAAGCATCAATCGATTACAGAAGAATACGTTAACTATAAATCCATCAATAAAGGAAATGGTATCGATGAGATATTCATTAATGAAGATTCTTTATTTAATATTTCTTAA
- the hisS gene encoding histidine--tRNA ligase yields the protein MNNLKNLRGTVDLFPDQLIKWQNVEKILLEQLSRASIKEIRTPILEMTELFIRGIGEGTDVVSKEMYTFLDRGERSCTLRPEGTASVARALIQNGISSNPLQKLWYMGPMFRYERPQAGRQRQFHQLGVEFIGHDSVRSDIEIIALAWDILGKLGIKELNLEINTLGDTNDRSNFQKSFLKWLETNKDSLDLDSQNRISKNPLRILDSKNIQTKKVLENAPRLFNFLSEKSHNRYLDLKRQLEVLKIPYVENFNLVRGLDYYTHTAFEITSGALGSQATVCGGGRYDDLIKQMGGPKTPAIGFAIGLERLILLAGKELEIPRNTDIYIINQGLIAESLAMDLSRKLRNYDLLVELDLSGASFSKQFKKANKLKSKSIIVIGDDEAVNGEYIIRLFDQSGNGNEEEVISFENDIKLENWINNNLLEK from the coding sequence TTGAATAACTTAAAAAACCTAAGAGGAACAGTAGACCTATTTCCTGATCAATTAATAAAGTGGCAAAACGTTGAAAAAATTTTATTAGAACAGCTTTCTAGAGCATCCATTAAAGAAATAAGAACACCAATATTGGAAATGACCGAACTATTTATAAGAGGAATTGGTGAGGGAACAGATGTTGTCAGTAAGGAAATGTATACATTTCTTGATAGGGGGGAGAGATCTTGCACTCTAAGACCTGAAGGAACAGCCTCAGTCGCACGAGCGTTAATACAAAATGGAATATCGTCTAATCCTCTTCAAAAACTTTGGTACATGGGTCCTATGTTTCGTTACGAAAGACCTCAAGCAGGCAGGCAAAGACAGTTTCATCAATTAGGTGTTGAGTTTATAGGACATGATTCAGTTAGAAGTGATATTGAAATTATTGCTTTAGCTTGGGATATCTTAGGTAAATTAGGAATAAAAGAACTCAATCTTGAAATAAATACGTTAGGTGATACTAATGACAGATCAAATTTTCAAAAATCTTTTTTAAAATGGTTAGAAACAAATAAAGATTCTCTAGATTTAGATTCTCAGAATAGAATTTCTAAAAACCCTTTGAGGATTTTGGATTCAAAGAATATTCAAACTAAAAAAGTTCTTGAAAATGCACCAAGATTATTTAATTTTTTATCTGAAAAAAGTCATAACAGATATTTAGACTTAAAAAGACAATTAGAGGTTTTAAAAATACCTTATGTGGAAAATTTTAATCTTGTAAGAGGTTTAGATTACTACACTCATACAGCTTTTGAAATTACTAGTGGAGCTCTGGGCTCCCAAGCTACAGTTTGCGGAGGAGGGAGATATGACGATTTAATAAAACAAATGGGAGGGCCAAAAACTCCTGCAATTGGTTTCGCTATTGGTTTAGAAAGATTAATTTTACTCGCAGGAAAAGAGCTTGAAATCCCAAGAAATACTGATATCTATATCATTAATCAAGGCTTAATTGCTGAATCATTAGCAATGGATTTATCTAGAAAATTAAGAAATTACGATTTGTTAGTTGAGTTAGATTTAAGCGGAGCCTCATTCTCTAAGCAATTTAAAAAGGCAAATAAACTTAAATCTAAAAGTATTATTGTTATTGGTGATGATGAGGCAGTTAATGGGGAATATATTATTAGGCTCTTTGATCAATCAGGTAATGGGAATGAAGAAGAGGTTATATCTTTTGAGAATGACATTAAATTAGAAAATTGGATAAACAATAACTTACTTGAAAAGTGA
- a CDS encoding N-acetylmuramoyl-L-alanine amidase gives MIKFLDNKLFRYLSVFLFLNSLILPVKSSSALAAWAINTNGVLELRTKSNTNLKAYFQKANQINGDRFWVDFPGELKNPRTIKGNGPIKEIRLGKPNKGKTRLVIEFKKGTYLKPLTWRLVGLDKNRWRIKLFKPKYTFKKISEGQVVKRIGKIKENQKSIHEKKSDYHYLKLPDVKQNKYSVVIDPGHGGPDPGAIGIGGIRETDVVLEVSKIVKNLLSEKGVKVRLTRKNEVDLDLPPRVSFANKMDADIFVSIHANASRGKRRDINGLETFYYRGWRGRSLAKKIQKEILRVSPGSPDRGVKQGRFYVIKNTRMPAVLVEIGFLTGRLDARRLEKITHRKRLAYAITKGILEYLYKIG, from the coding sequence ATGATAAAGTTTTTAGATAATAAACTTTTTCGTTATTTATCAGTTTTTTTATTTTTAAATTCTTTAATCCTCCCAGTTAAATCTTCAAGTGCTCTTGCGGCATGGGCTATAAACACTAATGGGGTTTTAGAATTAAGAACTAAATCAAATACAAATTTAAAAGCATACTTTCAGAAGGCTAACCAAATAAATGGCGATAGATTCTGGGTGGATTTTCCAGGAGAATTAAAAAATCCCAGAACAATAAAAGGTAATGGCCCAATAAAAGAAATTAGATTAGGTAAACCAAATAAGGGTAAAACAAGACTAGTAATTGAATTTAAGAAAGGAACTTATTTGAAACCTTTGACTTGGAGATTGGTTGGCTTAGATAAAAATAGGTGGAGAATTAAACTATTTAAACCAAAATATACTTTTAAGAAGATTAGTGAAGGTCAAGTTGTTAAGAGAATAGGAAAAATTAAAGAGAATCAAAAATCAATTCATGAGAAGAAAAGTGATTATCATTACTTGAAATTACCAGATGTAAAACAAAATAAATATTCTGTTGTTATTGACCCAGGGCACGGAGGTCCTGATCCAGGAGCAATAGGTATTGGTGGTATTAGGGAAACAGATGTTGTACTTGAGGTTTCCAAAATAGTAAAAAATTTACTGTCTGAGAAAGGTGTCAAAGTAAGATTAACCAGAAAGAATGAAGTTGATTTGGATTTGCCTCCAAGAGTTTCCTTTGCTAACAAGATGGATGCAGATATCTTTGTGAGTATTCATGCAAATGCATCAAGAGGGAAAAGAAGGGATATTAATGGTTTGGAAACATTTTATTATAGAGGTTGGAGAGGTAGGTCACTCGCTAAAAAAATTCAAAAAGAAATTCTAAGAGTTTCTCCTGGGAGTCCTGATCGAGGTGTTAAACAAGGTAGATTTTATGTAATTAAAAATACTAGGATGCCTGCAGTTCTTGTTGAAATTGGATTTTTAACGGGGAGATTAGATGCAAGAAGATTAGAAAAAATAACGCACCGTAAAAGATTAGCTTATGCGATTACAAAAGGCATTCTTGAATATCTTTATAAAATAGGGTGA
- the acs gene encoding acetate--CoA ligase produces the protein MSLDKKNSINNILEESRIFPPSEVFAENSNISSQEELLSLKKQASENPIQFWESFGKSELDWFEPFQTVLDSNNAPFFKWFKEGKLNITYNCLDRHIKRGLGRKTALIWEGEPGDSKKYTYEELLKEVCKAANALKAIGVKKGDLVCIYLPMIPEAMFAMLACARIGAPHSVVFGGFSSEALKDRLIDGNTRFVITADGGFRKDKVIELKKAVDAAIEGGADKVVEKVVVVQRTKKNISMVDHRDLWWHELLKDQKNHCEPEIMSSEDRLFILYTSGSTGKPKGVVHTTGGYNLWSHLTFKWIFDLKDDDIYWCTADVGWITGHSYIVYGPLSNGATTLMFEGVPRPSNLGAFWEIIQKYKVSIFYTAPTAIRAFMKSGREIPDKYNLESLRLLGTVGEPINPEAWMWYREVIGKNKCPIVDTWWQTETGGVMISPLPGVVPTKPGSATVPLPGIEVEIVDKNGDKVKENEGGYLIIKKPWPGMMRTIHGNSERYLESYWEYISFKGEKYVYFAGDGARIDEDGYIWIMGRVDDVISVSGHRLGTMEIESALVSHKLVAESAVVGKKDDLKGEVIVAFVSLEKDVNSSSELVENLKKHVVNEIGIIAKPEKIIISDSLPKTRSGKIMRRILRSLAAGEKINGDISTLEDSSVLEKLKELS, from the coding sequence ATGTCATTAGATAAAAAAAATTCAATCAATAACATACTTGAAGAAAGTAGGATTTTCCCTCCATCAGAAGTATTTGCAGAAAACTCAAATATAAGTTCTCAAGAAGAATTATTAAGTCTAAAAAAACAAGCATCAGAAAATCCTATTCAATTTTGGGAATCTTTTGGAAAATCTGAATTAGATTGGTTTGAGCCATTTCAAACTGTATTAGATAGCAATAATGCACCTTTTTTTAAATGGTTTAAAGAAGGAAAACTCAATATTACATATAACTGCTTAGATAGACACATTAAAAGAGGGCTTGGAAGAAAGACTGCCCTTATATGGGAAGGTGAACCAGGAGATAGCAAAAAATATACTTATGAAGAACTTCTAAAAGAGGTATGTAAGGCAGCTAATGCATTAAAAGCAATAGGAGTAAAAAAAGGCGATTTGGTATGTATTTATTTGCCAATGATTCCTGAAGCGATGTTTGCAATGTTAGCTTGTGCGAGAATTGGTGCTCCTCATTCAGTTGTTTTTGGAGGATTTTCTTCAGAAGCTCTAAAAGATAGATTAATCGATGGAAATACCAGATTTGTTATTACTGCTGATGGTGGCTTTAGAAAAGATAAAGTGATTGAACTTAAGAAAGCAGTTGATGCGGCAATTGAAGGTGGGGCAGATAAAGTTGTTGAAAAAGTAGTTGTTGTTCAACGAACCAAAAAAAATATTTCGATGGTTGATCATAGAGATCTATGGTGGCACGAATTATTAAAAGATCAAAAAAATCATTGTGAACCAGAAATAATGAGTAGCGAAGATAGACTTTTTATTCTTTATACTTCGGGCTCTACTGGAAAGCCCAAAGGCGTAGTTCACACTACAGGTGGTTATAATCTTTGGTCCCATTTGACGTTTAAATGGATTTTTGATTTAAAAGATGACGATATCTACTGGTGCACTGCTGATGTTGGTTGGATTACTGGCCATAGTTATATAGTTTATGGGCCCTTATCTAATGGCGCTACAACTTTGATGTTTGAAGGAGTTCCAAGACCCTCTAATCTGGGGGCTTTTTGGGAAATTATTCAAAAATACAAGGTTTCAATTTTTTATACTGCTCCAACAGCAATAAGAGCATTTATGAAGTCTGGACGTGAGATCCCCGATAAATACAATTTAGAAAGTCTAAGACTATTGGGTACAGTTGGAGAACCAATTAATCCTGAGGCATGGATGTGGTACAGGGAGGTTATTGGTAAAAATAAATGCCCTATTGTTGATACTTGGTGGCAAACTGAGACTGGTGGCGTGATGATAAGTCCCTTGCCTGGAGTTGTTCCTACAAAGCCAGGTTCAGCTACTGTCCCTCTGCCAGGAATTGAAGTTGAAATCGTCGATAAGAATGGAGATAAGGTTAAGGAGAACGAGGGTGGCTACTTAATTATTAAGAAACCATGGCCAGGAATGATGAGAACAATTCACGGAAACTCAGAGAGATATTTGGAGAGTTATTGGGAATATATTTCCTTTAAAGGAGAAAAATATGTTTATTTTGCTGGAGATGGAGCACGCATTGATGAAGATGGATATATATGGATTATGGGAAGAGTTGATGATGTCATAAGTGTTTCAGGACATCGGTTAGGAACAATGGAAATAGAATCTGCTTTGGTAAGTCATAAATTAGTTGCAGAGTCTGCAGTCGTTGGCAAAAAAGATGATTTAAAAGGTGAAGTTATAGTTGCTTTTGTATCTCTTGAGAAAGACGTGAACAGCTCTTCAGAATTAGTAGAGAATTTAAAGAAACATGTTGTTAATGAAATTGGAATTATTGCAAAGCCTGAAAAAATTATAATTTCTGATTCTCTTCCGAAAACACGTAGTGGAAAAATTATGAGGCGAATTTTAAGATCTTTGGCTGCTGGAGAAAAAATTAATGGTGACATAAGCACGCTTGAAGATAGCTCTGTTTTGGAAAAGCTGAAAGAATTATCCTAA